The segment TGAACTATTGGCAACGACCAAGTTGCCGATGGCGATCGATTTTCTGCTGACCGAACTGAAGCATTCCGGCGTGATGGCTCCGGCAATGCAGCGGCTAAGCCACTACTTCACTAGTTTTCAAACCTACTTGATGCAGGAATCCGAGAGCGATACGGGGCGTTTCGACACTTCAACCGCCTTGATGGTTTTAGAAGCCGACGCAAAATACCGGGCCGCTGGCGCGACTCCCGCCGGAATGTTCCTCTATCAATTCGAAGCCCTCTGTCGAAACCGCTTGAATTACGACAAAGGCTTAACGGCGATGAGCTTCGATCCAATCTACGATTCGGTTTGGGCGAAATGGATCCTGATGCTAAGGGCTCAAATTGGACTGATTGAGCTTGCGGATTTATTGTTCTTGGCGAGCGACGAATACAAACGCCGTTTGATCGAGGCGAATCAGCCAACCGAAGAGAAAGAGCCGTTTTTGTTTGGCGAGCGAGAGGGGCGAATCGCCTTCGGAAACCGGCGTAAAGAGCCACTGTATCTATTTGCCGCGATGCAGCGACACCTGGGCTATCCAGCCGTCCCACGACCTGCCCCTCCCAACAAAGAGAATGAGCTCATCCCGCAAATGGCCCGCCGGATCGAACGACTTGAAGCTCGCATCAAACTGCTCGAAGAAGAACAGCGATCGGGAGTCGATATCACCAAGTTCTACGAAGCGAACAAAAACAAAATCAAGTTGCCGGATTAGTGACTTGCCCTGGAGGAGCATCGCGGTTGCCGGTAGTGGATCTTGTTAAAGATCCCCACGTGCCGAGGATCCTTGACAAGATCCACCACGCAAGGCGTCCTACTCATCTCGACTTCGCGTCAAATGACCGCTCCGATTGATCGCAATCAACAACCACATCATAACGGCAATACTGCCCACGATGCCAATCGCTCCGAGCAAGCTCAACCGCTCAATACCAAGGTAGGTTGCCTCTTGAAACAAGACCGGTGGCACGTTCATCGCCAACAGAACCGAAGAACCGAGGAACACGGCACTGGCCATCAGTCCGAGGACCATTCGGTTCACCGTCGGTCCGATGCGCTGATGCTCTAGAACCAACTTCATCTCGCCCCGGCGTGCTTGCTGGAGCAGCGTTAGCACTTCATCGGGCGCAACCTCAAAAAAATTCTCTGCTTCGAGATAGATCCTTCTTGCTTGTCGAATGCGGCGACGTGGACTCAAGCTACTAAGCATCGATTTCCGGACAAAGTCACGAACGATTTGCATGGAATCGAAACTCGCCCCCAACTCTCGTAGCGTCCCTTCGATCGAAATCAGCATCTTCAACAAAAGTGCCGATTGGTTGGGCAATTTAATGGCATGACGATGCAGAATCCCCGACAATTCATTGAGCGCATCGGTCAGATTGAAATCGCCCAGACTTTGGCGGCCAAACGTTCCCACGAATTCGGAAACGTCCACCGATAGGGCCGATTCGTTAAGCGTCGCGGGAGCTTCTCCGATGCGGCGAATCAAACGCGTCAAGCGATTCTGGTCTCCTTTTCCGACACAAATCATCATCTCTTCGATTGTCTCTCGAAGGTTTTCGTCGATCCGCCCGACCATCCCAAAATCCAAAATCCCCAATCGACCATCGCTAAGCAGTAGTAGGTTTCCGAGGTGTGGGTCCGCATGAAACAATCCCTCGTCGAAGATCATCGTCAAATAAACACTGGCAATCGTTTCCGATAACCTGGCGCAAATCGATGGGTCGGCATGCTTGTGAAGAAACACAGAGAGGGTCTCGCCGACCAGTTCGTCCATCACCAAAACCCGTTTGGTGCATAAGCCGTTTACCGGCTTAGGGATCACGACTTCGTCATTGCGGTGGGCAAGCATCTCAGCAAAGAACTCAAGGTTTTGACGCTCGCGGCCAAAGTCGAGTTCGCGGCGAAGCATCGTCGACAATTGGTTCGCCATCTGGCATGGCCCCCATGCGGCAAAGGCTTCGACATGTTCTGCCAACTGCGCGACGCCCGCCAAAACCTCCGTATCTTGCCGCATCGTTTTCTCGATATCCGCACGCATGACTTTTATGACCACTTGCCGCCCATCATTGAGCGTCGCCCGGTGGACTTGTCCGATCGAGGCAGTCGCTAATGCTGTGGGGTCGATAAACTGAAAGTGTTCAAGGTAATCGTCGCCCAGTTCATGGGCCAATGTCGCACGAACCTTCTCAATCG is part of the Novipirellula aureliae genome and harbors:
- a CDS encoding ABC1 kinase family protein encodes the protein MKITAIPQLYRNLKRWREILAVLRRYGLADWMSQFQKLPFRDRIKDARGIPLSQYSREQRIRMALTDLGPTFIKFGQILAARPDLVGPELGQELKQLRANVAPDPIEKVRATLAHELGDDYLEHFQFIDPTALATASIGQVHRATLNDGRQVVIKVMRADIEKTMRQDTEVLAGVAQLAEHVEAFAAWGPCQMANQLSTMLRRELDFGRERQNLEFFAEMLAHRNDEVVIPKPVNGLCTKRVLVMDELVGETLSVFLHKHADPSICARLSETIASVYLTMIFDEGLFHADPHLGNLLLLSDGRLGILDFGMVGRIDENLRETIEEMMICVGKGDQNRLTRLIRRIGEAPATLNESALSVDVSEFVGTFGRQSLGDFNLTDALNELSGILHRHAIKLPNQSALLLKMLISIEGTLRELGASFDSMQIVRDFVRKSMLSSLSPRRRIRQARRIYLEAENFFEVAPDEVLTLLQQARRGEMKLVLEHQRIGPTVNRMVLGLMASAVFLGSSVLLAMNVPPVLFQEATYLGIERLSLLGAIGIVGSIAVMMWLLIAINRSGHLTRSRDE